TGGGCCGTGGTGGGTTCCAGGATACGGGTGTCGTATCCGTAATCGAAATTATGTTCAGCCCAGCCATCTCTAGCCCTTTGATAGCAGACTgaggaaaacagaaaataaacgaaattaTGGTTATAGCAGCGTTGCTGAATGTtacataaatgaaaaaaacaaaaaaatttacCATTCGTCCCGGTCCGAGTCCTCGCACTGTCACCCGAACCGTTTTATAGCCACGTTCTATCGCCCTGGTACTTATGCTGATTGCCGTTGCCTGCGCTGCTATGTTCGTGCCTTTGCGCGTATTTTTGAAGCCTTCGATGCCGCACGACCGGATGAATTGCGGTACACCCTTGGCATCCGTAATCGAAATGATGGTATTGTTCGGTGACACGCGAATGTGACAAATCGGTATCTCGTTGAACGGCACCCCATTGAACAGTGCGGTCGGTGTGTTGGCATCGGGAAATATACTAGTCTTTCTGCAATTTTACGTTAAGTGCGCGCGTTAAGTTTCGTCTAGCGGAACCAGAAAAGGATTGAACTTACTTGTCTATCATGGAATCAATATCGATTGAACGTTCACCGATGGTGCCCTCGTCTTTGCTGGGCAGCGAGGCAAGCATTGCCTTGCGGTCCTCCACCTTGCAAAGTGCCGCTGTCTGGTGAAACGATTTCACGTTTCCGAACACCAACGGGCGCATCACCCGGGATAATACGCTAAGCTGGTTCCAGAGGGACATTTCTTCGCAAGTTTGCGATACAGCACGTGGTGAGTTTGTTGTTCTTCGCCTCAATTGTTTTGCAACACCGGTTCTCGCCCAACAGTTCGGCCACTGTTTTCACTTGTTTTGTAAGCCCATACGTAAACTCCACCTTCAGTAGTGTTGGTATCGAAGTGACGTTACGGATTCGAACTGTCATTCGCCGCACGATTTTCGAACTGTTTCAAATTTAGATTTTCAAATGTGGAAACGTTTCGAACAagcacttattattattagcagCAATTATTCGCCATATCGATTTGGTATTTCTGTAATATCTATAGATTTAACACTCATCTCGCTTGTGTAAACTATTACAAGCATTGAATATGCAAATCAATTGATTTATGTCACAAACTACACGAGACTCCGACACTGACCGACTAGAGCTGATTACAGACTCCACAAATTCCTACGATCCAGAAGACTTTACACAGCCACGCGTTTCATTGCGTATGCCGCATACAGTTACGTCTGTTAGTCCCACAAACATGCTGAAACATGTTCATAGAGATCGTCGAAAACTTATCCTTGCGAACCCACCATCTTTGGTTATGCTTACCGGGAGG
This region of Anopheles marshallii chromosome 2, idAnoMarsDA_429_01, whole genome shotgun sequence genomic DNA includes:
- the LOC128719574 gene encoding 28S ribosomal protein S11, mitochondrial, with protein sequence MSLWNQLSVLSRVMRPLVFGNVKSFHQTAALCKVEDRKAMLASLPSKDEGTIGERSIDIDSMIDKKTSIFPDANTPTALFNGVPFNEIPICHIRVSPNNTIISITDAKGVPQFIRSCGIEGFKNTRKGTNIAAQATAISISTRAIERGYKTVRVTVRGLGPGRMSAIKGLEMAGLNIISITDTTPVSWNPPRPRKQRKL